Within Spinacia oleracea cultivar Varoflay chromosome 4, BTI_SOV_V1, whole genome shotgun sequence, the genomic segment ATTTCATCTTCCACCTCCTTGTCTGTGGCCACGTTGTTTGGTGTCTTTGGATCCTCTTGGGAATCCATGCCTTGCAATCAACAAATCTCGGAAACTCGAGCAGATTCCTTCGAAAAGGAGTAAACCCTAGCAAAGTGCTAGAACCGAAAAACACCCTCCCAAGAGAAACCCTAGAGGGAACCAACATTACATCCAATTAATATTGCTTAATTATCATTTGAAAATGTTAATATACCAAACACTTTACTCAAACAATTAATTTAACCAGCTAGTCAAATCAACTAATACAAACCGTTAGCAACTAGTCAAACTAACTAACAGTTAATAAATAACAGCTCCTAACCAAACAAGGTCATTGTATTTTATCCGTATATTGAACAGTCAATTGTACTCccgccgtcccttaatactcgcatcgctttccttttcgggtcgtctcttaatacttgcatcgcttctataaatggaaatttttatcaatattatattatttctcacacttaactactaccccacctacatcAGTACATCCCTATTctttacaaaaaattatttaaaaattcacattctccactcaccactccccacatcttacacatttcccactaacaatattaaaaaaatacctcactatcaactaacaccattaaattaataagtcaatttaaatgtattaaactccgcaccggtcaaaccggtgcgagtattaagggacggagggagtaacttttAAGGGTATTTAAGGAACGCCCTTACATATTACTACGGAGTACTTGAGTTCTCATGTCAGAGCTAACGCGGCAATGGCCTCTAATGAACTCTATAAATAGGCAATTTGTCCTTCCCGATCCATAATTAAATGcaacaaaaatacaaaattcttattctttgattgaaattttgccaaagttatatactccgtagttgTCTTAATTTGCCTCCTCTTTTTCATCCCCCGTATAAGTGTACAACCACCACGGTCCACGGGCCACCACTTTCACCACCATGTTCGTCAGACCATCAGCCATGGTCACCGAACACCATTCCACCCCCTCATTTGACTAAATCCCCCGTATAAGTGTACAACCACCACGGTCCACGGGCCACCACTTTCACCACCATGTTCGTCAGACCATCAGCCATGGTCACCGAACACCATTCCACCCCCTCATTTGACTAACCATAGAAATACACCCAATGGGTGACAAATGACCTTAGTAAAAACCATAATGTGTTGATTAGTAATCTGGTAGAAGTTCATTTTCCTACATGCAATGCAACAACCAAAATCATTAGCCTAGGATTATCCAGAGTAGCTAGATTCAACTAATTGCTACAAATCTGAATTCAGCATGGCAAGCTGGCTAGACTCTTCCCTCCAACGCACTTCCAACTCGAACCAAGTTACTTATGGGGATGAatcatcatcaaaatccatatcaTCACATACCAACAAACATGCTTCTAATTCTAAGCACCACAATAATAACATACCTGCAGCTGCTTCTTTCCCCTTGACAGCCTTGAACCTTAAGCTCCTATCTTCAGCAACACTCTCAGAAGACGGAAGCTCAACCCGTCTAACGAAAAGGTGCCGGAAGAAAAGGTTGTGGAGGTGGAGACCAAATGGCTTACTCGCACATATGCTTCACATTCACAAGGGATCTCAAACTCCACAATTGAAGGATCATAATCATGATGGGATGTTTGTTATTGTACAAGCACTCTTAGCCGTTGAGAAAACCAGGAATTTTGACCAGAAAAAACCATTCAGTTGGGATCTCAATGACCCCCCTCCAGCAGATTTTAACTGAACCATATCGTTTAAAATGATACTTCGTATGTAGGTGTAGACTCAGTTGTTGTACCTTATGCCAATAATGGCTACTCTTTTTTACATTTGTTTTGTTCATCACCAAGTACTAGATCTGTAATTTTACATCTCACTTGAAACCATTATATATAAACCTTATGATAGCAAAGTGCACAAATAGACAACAGAGATATTGAAAAGAAAATGAGATTTACTGGCAATATGTTTAAAAACAATAGTACTAAATGACAGCGCTAGAAGTTTCAGCAACAGGATGCCAGAATCTATTGAAAAACCACATTGAATCTGCTTTCACAGCTGAACCATCTTGGTTACGGTGCCAACTATAGAAAGCATGAGTCCGATTCTTAATATCAAGAATGGCATGTCCGAAGCTGGCTTCTCGAAAAGCTGAGTAAAACGGCTGTGGTTGAGTCATACTGCAGatttataaattaaatgttaGGGCCACAGAAAAGAGGGGAGGGAATAAGGATTGGTTCTTAATCACAACATAAGGCGGTGTAGTTGTCTTACTTTGTTGCTAAACCTTCTAGATTTCCTCCATCTCCAATTGTTATATAAACAGGTGCAGATTGGTCTTCAACTGGTCTGCATTCGCCATTGACAATGGTGTATCCGATATTTGATATACGTTTCTGCATTATGTTTCAGAAATTCAAATAAGTAGTTTTCAGGTGAGAAGAACAAAGCCTCATGTAAGTAAAGTAAGTTGAACTTACAGATCTCTCATAAGCATGAACATGACCAGCAAAGACGATATCAACTTTGTGTTCGACAAACCAGGGCTCATACATGACTCTCATTGACTCTCCTTCCATGTAATGGTAATTGTAGCTATTGTACCATGGGGAATGCACCAGAACTATTAGCCAAGGAGTCTCACTCCTGTCAACCTTTGGCAGCTCCTCTTCGAGCCATTTATACTGTGGGGTGTACTTTCCTGTGGAGAAATCACCATGTATAATTCACATGTATGATAATTATAGTGGCTAAACAGAAAGAAAGCTGTCCTATTCTCCAAATACCAATTAGTCATAGTAAGCAATATGCTTTGAAGTTTAAAGGGGGTCCTTAGATGAGGCAAGTACCGACAAGTGTAATATGCAGAGTGACCTGTTTTGTTCAAGCATTATTCTGATATTTTGGGACAAATTAGCAAGTACTATTACCCTTGTTTACAGACAGTATAACCAATATTATTGTCTGACaaatattataattacaaatgaAGTTCAAGCTTCAGACTTTTCGAAATccattaacatttaaatcatAGCTGAGATTAAGGGATTTACCATATGCAGAGTATGTTGATAAAACAATTATGTAAGCAGGGCCTCTCTTGATTGAGTACCAAAAAGGAGCTGTACTGTTTGATGCTCTATAAGGTGTGCGATACCGGTTCTTAAACGGCTTGAAAGGCTTTGTTTCACCCTGTGATAAAATAGCTGACTATAAGTGACATTGTATAATTTAGCAGGATGCAAACTGAAGGCAAGTTATAAAGAATATAGAAACTAAAGATGCAAGAAAACTGGTTCCTAGTAGACTACTTTCCTTAACTTGTTTGGTTATCCAAAGAATAAATTTAAGGGAAAACAAAGGGTTCAAGTATATACAATTTCAGGAGCAAAATCAATCTCATGATTCCCTGCAGTCCAAATCCAAGGCTGGTAGGCAACACTTCTCTCAACAAATCTGGCCCAAGAATCCCATCTTCTATTATCATGGTTAGGGTAGTTATCAG encodes:
- the LOC110796322 gene encoding purple acid phosphatase 2; this translates as MGLFRGLSQIGSTFCVFYVLGLILNQALICHGGTTSNFVREVEKSIDMPLDSDVFSVPPGYNAPQQVHITQGDHEGKAMIVSWVTMEEPGSDKVVYWREKSKDKRSAKGKMSKYKYHNYTSGYIHHCTLRNLKYDTKYYYEVGVGQTPRTFWFKTPPKVGPDVPYTFGLIGDLGQSYDSNSTLTHYEQNPVKGQAVLFVGDLSYADNYPNHDNRRWDSWARFVERSVAYQPWIWTAGNHEIDFAPEIGETKPFKPFKNRYRTPYRASNSTAPFWYSIKRGPAYIIVLSTYSAYGKYTPQYKWLEEELPKVDRSETPWLIVLVHSPWYNSYNYHYMEGESMRVMYEPWFVEHKVDIVFAGHVHAYERSKRISNIGYTIVNGECRPVEDQSAPVYITIGDGGNLEGLATNMTQPQPFYSAFREASFGHAILDIKNRTHAFYSWHRNQDGSAVKADSMWFFNRFWHPVAETSSAVI